ATTTAGATTATATTTTTGGTCAAATAGTCGCTGAGTTTTGGAATAGGCCCTCAAGAAAACTAAAACTTATTGGTGTTACGGGTACAAATGGAAAAACGACAATTACTTTTTTATTGGAATATCTTTTAACAAAATTAGGAAAAAAGACTGCATTATTTGGAACCTTGTTCAATAGATGGCCTGGCTTCTCTGAGGTGGCTTCTCATACAACTGATTTCGCTGATAAACTTCAAAAGAAATTAAATGCTGCTGTTGAGGCAGAATCTGAATTCGCGATATTAGAGGTAAGTTCTCATTCTATTGCCCAAAACAGGATATCAGGCTGCGAATTTGAGGCGGCTATTTTTACTAATTTAACTCAAGATCATCTTGATTATCACTCAGATATGGAATCTTATTTTCAAACAAAAAGAAAATTATTTTTCCCACCTTATTTAATAGAAAAGGATGGAATTTCTGTATTAAATCACGATGACCATTGGATATCTAAATTATCGTCTGATCTTGAAAAAAGATCTTCATTAGTGTCTACAAAGATTACTGAAAGTGAATTTGAAAATGATGATTTTTTTTTCGTAACAGATAAAAAATTTACTGAAAATGGCTCAACCTGCATTTTTCATACACCCAAGGAAAGAATTCAACTTTTTGTTCCACTTGTTGGTGAATTTAATTTAATGAATGCGATTCAAGCAATAACAATTTTGTATAAACTTAATTTTTCTTTAAAAGATCTATCAAAGTTAATACGATCTTTCCCTGGCGCTCCTGGGCGAATGGAGAAAATAGA
The window above is part of the Prochlorococcus marinus CUG1415 genome. Proteins encoded here:
- a CDS encoding UDP-N-acetylmuramoyl-L-alanyl-D-glutamate--2,6-diaminopimelate ligase, with protein sequence MRSINLHKLLDLVGIIPSLDLIDQEINNISFNSKEVQKGTLFLGIPGLNVDGGKYCIEAIENGAEAAIIGSAAKQNIGSIYRDRVLVIEDNLDYIFGQIVAEFWNRPSRKLKLIGVTGTNGKTTITFLLEYLLTKLGKKTALFGTLFNRWPGFSEVASHTTDFADKLQKKLNAAVEAESEFAILEVSSHSIAQNRISGCEFEAAIFTNLTQDHLDYHSDMESYFQTKRKLFFPPYLIEKDGISVLNHDDHWISKLSSDLEKRSSLVSTKITESEFENDDFFFVTDKKFTENGSTCIFHTPKERIQLFVPLVGEFNLMNAIQAITILYKLNFSLKDLSKLIRSFPGAPGRMEKIEIENDDVSRSLPTVIVDYAHTPDGLKKVLQSIKKLCKGKLITVFGCGGDRDLGKRPLMGSIAEEFSDQLFITSDNPRSEEPQKIVNDILMGIKKREKITIEIDRFKAINESIKFANKKDIVLIAGKGHEDYQILNDKVINFDDRKIAYKLLKEKNKSQ